One Dreissena polymorpha isolate Duluth1 chromosome 9, UMN_Dpol_1.0, whole genome shotgun sequence genomic window carries:
- the LOC127843746 gene encoding mucolipin-2-like, with protein sequence MASKCFPQSILILKLRNVSKRMYSARKSGFLFHLYSYKFETKALAAESLYGLIYADDIFEMVSSVHYELAGSEMFLKASVIIVIYSFVILFTLLALNLIIALINTSYSTIKEIDDKDNLDLQQNRKTVLMFDYLNREATPNGNIRSGIFIWLFYPHKYKHLTC encoded by the exons ATGGCATCGAAATGTTTTCCTCAATCAATTTTAATTCTGAAACTTCGAAACGTGTCCAAACGGATGTATTCCGCACGAAAGTCTGGATTTCTCTTCCATCTATACTCCTACAAG TTTGAAACAAAAGCCCTGGCCGCCGAATCGCTGTATGGACTGATATATGCAGACGACATCTTCGAAATGGTATCCTCTGTACACTACGAGCTGGCTGGAAGTGAAATGTTTTTGAAGGCCAGCGTCATCATCGTCATTTACAGTTTCGTTATCCTGTTCACTCTTCTAGCGCTAAACCTCATTATTGCTCTGATCAACACCTCCTATTCAACCATTAAAGAG ATTGACGATAAAGACAACTTAGATCTACAACAGAACAGGAAGACGGTATTGATGTTTGATTATTTGAACAGAGAGGCGACGCCAAACGGAAACATAAGAAGCGGAATATTTATATGGCTATTTTATCcgcataaatacaaacatttgacATGCTGA